The following is a genomic window from Bacillus sp. FJAT-52991.
ATAACGGCTTAAAGCAACTCGATCAGGCCGATATTGTTCTTGTTCATGATGGTGCCCGTCCATTTATGACGAGAAAGATGATTGCTGAACTAGTTGAGCAGGCGAAACATTCAGAAGCCGCGATTGCTGCTGTTCCTGTTAAAGATACAATTAAGCGCGTAAAGGACGGAACTGTTAGTGAGACAGTCGAGCGCTCTAGCTTGTGGTCGGTGCAAACGCCACAAGCTTTTCGCTTCTCTTCCCTTCTTCAAGCGCATGAGCAAGCAGAAAAGGACGGGTTTTTAGGAACGGATGATGCTTCTTTGGTCGAAAGAATGAACGTTCCTGTTCAAATTGTAGAAGGTGACTATGATAATATTAAATTGACGACGCCGGAGGATTTAATCTTCGCTGAGGCAATTATTCAAAAAAGAAAATAAAGGAGACATGAATCATGTTTCGTATTGGACAAGGATTTGATGTTCATCAATTAACGGAAGGCCGCCCATTAATTATTGGGGGAATTGAAATCCCGTATGAAAAAGGATTGCTTGGACATTCTGATGCGGATGTTTTATTACACACGATTGCAGATGCTTGTCTTGGAGCGATTGGTGAAGGAGACATCGGCAAGCACTTTCCGGATACTGACCCTGCATTTAAAGATGCGGACTCCGCTGTTTTACTACAGCATGTTTGGAAGCTAGTACAAGAAAAAGGCTATGTTTTAGGAAATGTAGATTGTACCATTATGGCGCAACAGCCGAAAATGGCTCCGCATATTGAAAAGATGCGAAAAAGAATTGCAGAACTTCTAGAAGCGGACGTGTCACAAGTGAATGTAAAGGCAACAACAACAGAGAAGTTAGGGTTTGTTGGCAGAGAAGAAGGAATTGCTTCACAAGCAACCGTTCTTTTAGTCAAGCCTACTATGTAATCGTCTTTCTTCTAGTAAGTAACAGTGGTAAAATAGAAAAATAATTATGTAAAGCTATAGGGAAGAATCGAGGAGGAAGCAGCATGGCCAATGATATTCGCGTACGGTATGCGCCAAGCCCGACAGGTCACTTACATATCGGGAATGCACGTACAGCACTGTTTAACTATTTATATGCCCGCAATAAAGGCGGAAAATTTATTATTCGAATTGAAGATACGGATCAAAAACGAAACATTGAAGGCGGCGAAGAGAGTCAATTAACATACTTGCGCTGGCTTGGTATCGACTGGGATGAAGGTGTCGATGTCGGTGGGGAATATGGGCCATATCGTCAATCGGAACGCAATGATATTTATAAAAAATATTATGACCAGCTATTAGAAGAGGGCAAAGCTTATAAATGCTATTGTACATCAGAAGAGCTAGAAGCAGAGCGCGAGGCTCAGCAAGCGGCTGGGAAAGATATGCCAGGGTATTCTGGAAAGTGCCGTCATTTAACAGAGGAAGAACAAGCGAAGCTAGAGGCGGAAGGACGTACACCAAGCATTCGTATTAAAGTGCCAAAAGGCGAAGTGCTATCTTTTAACGATATGGTTAAAGGTGAAGTGTCTTTTGAATCAGATGATATTTCTGATTTTGTTATTGTGAAACAAGATGGAACGCCAACTTATAACTTTGCTGTTGCCATTGATGATCGTTTAATGGAAATGTCTCATGTTCTTCGTGGAGATGACCATATTTCAAATACACCGAAACAGCTGGTGATTTATCGAGCTCTTGGCTGGGAGCCTCCTATTTTCGGACACATGACATTAATTGTTAACGAAAGCCGTAAAAAATTAAGTAAACGGGATGAGTCGATCATTCAATTTATTGAACAATATAAAGAGCTTGGCTATTTACCTGAAGCGCTCTTCAATTTCATTACATTGCTTGGCTGGTCTCCACAAGGGGAAGAAGAGATCTTTTCTAAAGAAGAATTTATTGATATCTTTACGGCAGAGCGCTTATCGAAATCTCCTGCTTTATTTGACCAACAGAAATTGCAGTGGATGAATAATCAATATATGAAAAAAGTGGATGTCGATCGAGTGGTTGAATTGGCACTTCCGCATTTAGTTAAGGCGGGACGTATCGATGAAAATCCGTCTGCTGATCAGCTTGAATGGACGAAACAATTGATTGCTCTTTTCCAAGAAAAAATGAGCTACGGAGCAGAGATTGTTGAATTATCCGAGCTATTCTTTAAAAAGGAACTCACTTTTGAAGAGGAAGCGAAAGAAGTGCTTCAAGAAGAACAAGTACGTGAAGTAATGACTTCCTTCCTTGCCAAAGTAGACGAGCTAGAAGCATTCGAAGCAGA
Proteins encoded in this region:
- the ispD gene encoding 2-C-methyl-D-erythritol 4-phosphate cytidylyltransferase — translated: MAYQVVIPAAGQGKRMKADRNKLLLSLQGRPVIIHTLEVFEKDPACNGIVLAVKQEEKQLFADLISKYKISKVYKFVTGGEERQQSVYNGLKQLDQADIVLVHDGARPFMTRKMIAELVEQAKHSEAAIAAVPVKDTIKRVKDGTVSETVERSSLWSVQTPQAFRFSSLLQAHEQAEKDGFLGTDDASLVERMNVPVQIVEGDYDNIKLTTPEDLIFAEAIIQKRK
- the ispF gene encoding 2-C-methyl-D-erythritol 2,4-cyclodiphosphate synthase, translating into MFRIGQGFDVHQLTEGRPLIIGGIEIPYEKGLLGHSDADVLLHTIADACLGAIGEGDIGKHFPDTDPAFKDADSAVLLQHVWKLVQEKGYVLGNVDCTIMAQQPKMAPHIEKMRKRIAELLEADVSQVNVKATTTEKLGFVGREEGIASQATVLLVKPTM
- the gltX gene encoding glutamate--tRNA ligase, which gives rise to MANDIRVRYAPSPTGHLHIGNARTALFNYLYARNKGGKFIIRIEDTDQKRNIEGGEESQLTYLRWLGIDWDEGVDVGGEYGPYRQSERNDIYKKYYDQLLEEGKAYKCYCTSEELEAEREAQQAAGKDMPGYSGKCRHLTEEEQAKLEAEGRTPSIRIKVPKGEVLSFNDMVKGEVSFESDDISDFVIVKQDGTPTYNFAVAIDDRLMEMSHVLRGDDHISNTPKQLVIYRALGWEPPIFGHMTLIVNESRKKLSKRDESIIQFIEQYKELGYLPEALFNFITLLGWSPQGEEEIFSKEEFIDIFTAERLSKSPALFDQQKLQWMNNQYMKKVDVDRVVELALPHLVKAGRIDENPSADQLEWTKQLIALFQEKMSYGAEIVELSELFFKKELTFEEEAKEVLQEEQVREVMTSFLAKVDELEAFEAEEIKKAMKAVQKETGHKGKKLFMPIRAAVTGQTHGPDLPKAIELIGKEAVKERLQQIIN